In Eublepharis macularius isolate TG4126 chromosome 4, MPM_Emac_v1.0, whole genome shotgun sequence, the following are encoded in one genomic region:
- the LOC129327733 gene encoding zinc finger protein 316-like has translation MKRWVRECGPETSSQAVALAEGFLLRQADAENQGQQEQEKIVQEPCHRAAFLGGALKPTIHSSPSLRDRERAASVWPDLGLVTFEEVCVQFTEEEWALLDLDQRSLHKEVMENICLNVASIGGLLVPKPDCISRLQGNGNPLFQDPEEKERSKGPIEVDAASLEAALIDPS, from the exons ATGAAGAGGTGGGTCAGGGAATGCGGTccggagaccagttcccaggcagtggccctggcagaagggttCCTCCTGAGACAAGCAGATGCGGAGAATCAGGGCCAGCAG GAGCAGGAGAAAATCGTGCAGGAGCCTTGCCACAGAGCAGCTTTTCTGG GGGGGGCCTTGAAACCAACAATACATTCTTCGCCATCTCTTCGTGACAGAGAGAGAGCAGCTTCTGTGTGGCCAGATCTG ggTCTAGTGACCTTTGAGGAAGTGTGTGTTCAGTTCACCGAGGAGGAGTGGGCTTTGCTGGATCTGGACCAAAGAAGCCTTCACAAGGAGGTCATGGAGAACATTTGTCTGAATGTGGCCTCTATAG GAGGACTTCTGGTTCCCAAACCTGACTGCATTTCCAGGCTGCAAGGAAATGGAAATCCATTATTCCAGGAcccagaagaaaaagagagatcaAAAG GGCCTATAGAGGTAGATGCAGCATCGCTTGAAGCTGCTCTAATTGATCCCTCTTGA
- the LOC129327734 gene encoding zinc finger protein ZFP2-like, with protein sequence MHQRNHTREKPYKCVECGKSFCQRGNLIAHQRIHTREKPYKCVECDKSFCQSANLTAHQRMHTGEKPYKCVECGKSFAQIANLTIHRRIHTGEKPYECAECGKSFAQIANLTAHRRIHTGEKPYECAVCGKSFAQSIHLMVHQRTHTGEKPYKCMECEKSFA encoded by the coding sequence ATGCACCAGAGAAACCACAcaagagagaaaccatataaatgtgtggagtgcgGAAAGAGCTTTTGCCAGAGGGGCAACCTTATTGCCCATCAACGTatccacacaagggagaaaccatataaatgtgtggaatgTGATAAGAGCTTCTGTCAGAGTGCCAACCTTACTGCCCATCAACGtatgcacacaggggagaaaccatataaatgtgtggagtgtggaaagagctttgctcagattGCAAACCTTACTATCCATAGACgtatccacacaggggaaaaaccatatgaatgtgcagagtgtgggaagagctttgctcagattGCAAACCTTACTGCCCATAGACgtatccacacaggggaaaaaccatatgaatgtgcagtgtgtgggaagagctttgctcagagtatACACCTTATGGTCCATCAGCGTACCCACACAggtgaaaaaccatataaatgcatggagtgtgagAAGAGCTTTGCTTAG